GCTGGTGGACGTGGTGCGGGTGTCCGACCTGAACCGCGAGAACACGGTGTTCCGCGAGCTGTGCATGCTGCGGGTGAAGGCCGACGCCGAGACCCGCAACGAGATCATGCAGATCGCCAACATCTTTCGTGCGAACATCGTCGACGTGGCGCACGACTCGCTGGTCGTCGAGATCACGGGGGACGAGGACAAGGTGGAGTCCCTGGAGCTGCTGATGCGGAAGTTTGGGGTGCTGGAGATCATGCGCAGCGGCCGGTTGGCCATGGTGCGCGGGACCCACTACACCGAGTCGCCCGCGGACGCGGCGCCCACGTGGGGGCTCAACGGCGGCGCTCGGGACCAGACGGCGACCGAGCCGTCGCAGCCCGCGGCGGTCCTGCCCCCGGGGTAGGCCGAGGCGGAGCATATCGAAAACTGGAAGGGGAAAACGGCATGGCCCAGATGTACTACGAAAAGGATGCGGACCTCTCCCTGCTGGCGGACAAGACCATCGGGATCATCGGCTACGGCAGCCAGGGACACGCCCACGCGTTGAACCTGAAGGACAACGGCCTGAACGTCATGGTGGGGCTGTACAAGGGCAGCAACTCCTGGAGCAAGGCGGAAGAGGCCGGACTGGAGGTCGCCGAGGTGGCGGAGGTCGCGCAGAAGGCCGACGTCATGATGGTGCTGGTGCCGGACATGCGGCAGCGGGACGTCTACAACGAGTCGATCGCGCCGTACCTGGACTCGTCCAAGGCGCTGATGTTTGCCCACGGGTTCAGCATCCACTTCAAGATGATCGTACCGCCGCCGGACGTGGACGTGATGATGATCGCGCCCAAGGCGCCGGGTCACCGGATGCGCGAGATCTTCACCCGCGGCATGGGCGTGCCGTCGTTGCTGGCCGTCTACCAGGACGCTTCGGGCAAGGCCCGGGACCTCGGACTGGCCTACGGCGCGGGCGTTGGCTCGGGCCGCGCGGGCATCCTCGAGACGACGTTCAAGGAGGAGACGGAGACGGACCTCTTCGGCGAGCAGTCCGTGCTGTGCGGCGGGATCACATCGCTGATCCGGAACGCCTTTGAGACGCTGGTCGAGGCCGGGTACCAGCCGGAGGTCGCCTACTTCGAGTGCATGCACGAGGTGAAGCTCATTGTGGACCTGCTCTATCAGGGCGGCATGGGCTACATGCGCTACTCCGTCAGCGACACCGCCGAGTACGGCGACTACAGCCGCGGCTCGCGGGTGATCGACGAGCACGTGCGGGAGTCGATGCAGACCGTGCTCAAGGAAATCCAGAGCGGCGAGTTCGCCCGCGAGTGGATCGCGGAGAACGACGAGGGGCTGCAGCGGTTCAAGGCTGCGCGGCAGGAGGCGGCGGAGCACCCCATCGAGAAGGTGGGCAAGGAGCTCCGCGACATGATGCCGTGGCTGCAGCAGACCATCTAGCACAGCGGTGCGGGAGCAACAACATGCGTACACAGGAGGGAACCGGCGTAGTTCCCGTCCCGACGGCGTCGGGGCGGGGCTGCGCATTCCTTCGTCCTCGGCCCTGGAGGTAGGTCCGATACACAACCACCGGCATGAGAGAGTACAGAAGGAAGCAGCCATGACTACGAAGGACAACGTTAAGGACCAGGACCGAGTCCGTATCTTCGATACGACTCTCCGGGACGGAGAGCAGGCGGCCGGGGCGGCAATGACGCCCGACGAGAAGTTGGAGATCGCCAAGCAGCTAGAGCGGCTGGGCGTCGACATCATCGAGGCGGGGTTCGCGGCGTCGTCACCGGGCGACATGGAGGCCATCAAGTCCATCGCCCGGGAGGTCAGGGACTCCACGATCTGCTCGCTGGCGCGCGCCAACCCGGACGACATCGATGCGGCGTGGGAGGCGATCAAGGAGGCGGCGCACCCGCGCATCCACACCTTCATCTCCGCCTCTGACGTGCACATGCAGCACCAGCTTCACAAGAACCGGGAAGAGGTCCTGGAGATGGCCGTCGCGGCGGTCAGCCGGGCCAAGAGCTACTGCGAGGACGTAGAGTTCTCCCCCATGGACGCAACCCGCTCCGACCCTGAATTCCTGTACGCCATCATCAGCGCGGCCATCGACGCCGGCGCGACCACCGTCAACATCCCGGACACCGTCGGGTACGCCATCCCGGAGGAGTTCGGGGAGCTGATCCGGAGCATCCGGGAGAACGTGCACAACATCGACAAGGCCATCATCAGCGTCCACTGCCACAATGACCTGGGGCAGGCGGTGGCCAACAGCCTGGCGGCGGTGAAGGCTGGCGCACGGCAGGTGGAAGGGTGCATCAACGGCATCGGCGAGCGAGCGGGGAACACGGCGCTCGAAGAAGTCATCATGAGCATCCGCACCCGCCAGCAGTATTTCGAGACCAATGTGGCCGTGGACACAACGCAGATCTACCCCACGAGCCGCATGGTTAGCGAGGTCACCAACTTCCCGGTGCAGCCAAACAAGGCTATCGTCGGCCTCAACTCATTCCGGCACGCTTCGGGCATCCACCAGGACGGGGTCATCAAGAACAAGACGACCTACGAAATCATGGACCCGAAGAGCGTCGGCTGGTCGGGGGAATCGCTGGTGCTGGCGAAGCTGAGCGGCCGCGCCGGCCTCCGCGCCCGACTGCTCGAGCTGGGCTACGAGCTCGACCGTGAGGATCTGGACCGCGTCTTCGCCGC
The sequence above is drawn from the Chloroflexota bacterium genome and encodes:
- the ilvC gene encoding ketol-acid reductoisomerase — protein: MAQMYYEKDADLSLLADKTIGIIGYGSQGHAHALNLKDNGLNVMVGLYKGSNSWSKAEEAGLEVAEVAEVAQKADVMMVLVPDMRQRDVYNESIAPYLDSSKALMFAHGFSIHFKMIVPPPDVDVMMIAPKAPGHRMREIFTRGMGVPSLLAVYQDASGKARDLGLAYGAGVGSGRAGILETTFKEETETDLFGEQSVLCGGITSLIRNAFETLVEAGYQPEVAYFECMHEVKLIVDLLYQGGMGYMRYSVSDTAEYGDYSRGSRVIDEHVRESMQTVLKEIQSGEFAREWIAENDEGLQRFKAARQEAAEHPIEKVGKELRDMMPWLQQTI
- a CDS encoding 2-isopropylmalate synthase; this translates as MTTKDNVKDQDRVRIFDTTLRDGEQAAGAAMTPDEKLEIAKQLERLGVDIIEAGFAASSPGDMEAIKSIAREVRDSTICSLARANPDDIDAAWEAIKEAAHPRIHTFISASDVHMQHQLHKNREEVLEMAVAAVSRAKSYCEDVEFSPMDATRSDPEFLYAIISAAIDAGATTVNIPDTVGYAIPEEFGELIRSIRENVHNIDKAIISVHCHNDLGQAVANSLAAVKAGARQVEGCINGIGERAGNTALEEVIMSIRTRQQYFETNVAVDTTQIYPTSRMVSEVTNFPVQPNKAIVGLNSFRHASGIHQDGVIKNKTTYEIMDPKSVGWSGESLVLAKLSGRAGLRARLLELGYELDREDLDRVFAAFKELADKKREVTDRDLEALMAEDRRVEDETGYRVEEVSIETGLGRVPTATITMTTPQGETKTERTEGNGPVDAVCKAVVAVIGVRPRLEDYTVRAITGGLDAVGDVTVRLRHENRIYSGRAADTDILVASAKAYTNAMNRMLALDGTEPMDKMPGV